From a region of the Ignisphaera sp. genome:
- a CDS encoding glycoside hydrolase family 31 protein, which produces MVKGREFVEVDFGLGKLRIYVYRSNIVRVTHIPYGGSVEDSFVIISRPMLYGYSIDDREGCIEVCTDEVCVYIDRHRNSIDFETRDVKLSEVDRKAFDLKNYGEALYSFEHTFVIDVDEALYGLGQHAGYSSHSGFNYRNRTVYLAQRNTDIAVPFMISSKGYGILWDMYSMGVFSSRGNKLRMWFEAGKVLDYYFIYGPDIDRVIQGYRYLTGKAPLLPKYALGYWQSKERYASQEEIVSVVKMFRDRGIPIDIIVQDWRYWGKYGWNAFKFDEEYYPDPKKMVEEIHSMGVRLAISIWPIFEKNTDIYNEIKEIGCIMDGGDRDFGLLNVFNEKCREWFWKKIEESFFSIGVDGWWLDASEPEVKPLLIYTTWQKDLDTGKGKMIKYLNLYPLLESKAVYEGQRKVSNKRVVILTRSGFAGIQRYGVINWSGDVTGDWTTFRSQIQAGLNYSISGLPYWTTDIGGFFSGNPDTEGYRELFIRWFQFGVFNPIFRVHGTYYPKEPWRFGEEVEKILTKFIKLRYRLLPYIYTLMWKVYSEDYTIIRPLVMDFREDPEVLDIDDQYMFGPYIMVSPITTPSTYEREVYIPKGLWYDFWSGEKFYGGKYIRVEAPLDRIPLHIRAGSLIPMASSGIKNSMEEVNEIELRVYRGRDSEFYIYIDDGETYRYELGEYTLIPLKWSEEESKLIIDNKVGKYSINDIVFKIVIVDRERGGGIEEAQPDTEVIYRGDKIIIELKNNKS; this is translated from the coding sequence ATGGTTAAAGGTAGAGAATTTGTTGAAGTGGATTTTGGTCTCGGTAAACTTAGGATCTATGTGTATCGTTCAAATATTGTTCGTGTAACTCATATACCCTATGGAGGAAGTGTTGAAGATAGTTTTGTGATCATTAGTAGACCTATGCTCTATGGATATAGTATTGATGATAGAGAAGGTTGTATAGAAGTTTGTACTGATGAAGTATGTGTCTATATTGATAGACATAGAAACTCTATAGATTTTGAAACCAGAGATGTAAAGCTTTCTGAAGTTGATAGAAAAGCTTTTGATCTTAAGAATTATGGTGAAGCTCTCTATAGTTTTGAACATACATTTGTTATAGATGTAGATGAAGCCCTCTATGGATTAGGTCAACATGCTGGCTATTCATCGCATTCGGGTTTTAATTATAGGAATAGAACTGTTTATCTAGCTCAAAGAAATACAGATATAGCTGTACCTTTCATGATTTCAAGCAAAGGTTATGGTATTCTATGGGATATGTATTCCATGGGGGTCTTCAGCTCTAGAGGTAATAAGTTGAGGATGTGGTTTGAAGCTGGAAAGGTACTAGATTACTACTTTATCTATGGACCTGATATAGATCGTGTTATACAAGGATATAGATATTTAACAGGTAAAGCACCTCTACTACCTAAGTATGCTCTTGGATATTGGCAATCTAAAGAAAGATACGCGTCTCAAGAAGAGATAGTTTCTGTAGTTAAGATGTTTAGAGACAGAGGTATACCAATAGATATTATTGTTCAAGACTGGAGGTACTGGGGTAAATATGGGTGGAATGCCTTTAAATTTGATGAAGAGTATTATCCAGATCCAAAGAAAATGGTTGAAGAAATTCATAGTATGGGTGTTAGACTAGCTATATCTATATGGCCTATTTTCGAGAAGAATACCGATATCTATAATGAGATTAAAGAGATAGGGTGTATTATGGATGGAGGTGATAGAGACTTTGGTCTTCTGAATGTATTCAATGAAAAGTGTAGAGAATGGTTCTGGAAGAAGATTGAAGAATCGTTCTTCAGCATAGGTGTTGATGGTTGGTGGCTAGATGCATCTGAACCAGAAGTAAAACCTCTACTTATATACACAACATGGCAAAAGGATCTAGATACAGGTAAAGGTAAGATGATTAAGTATCTAAACCTTTATCCACTTCTTGAATCTAAAGCTGTTTACGAAGGCCAAAGAAAAGTTTCGAACAAAAGAGTAGTTATACTAACTCGATCTGGTTTTGCTGGTATACAAAGGTATGGTGTAATTAATTGGTCTGGTGATGTAACAGGTGATTGGACCACCTTTAGGTCACAGATACAGGCTGGACTAAATTACTCTATCTCAGGTCTACCTTATTGGACAACAGATATAGGTGGTTTCTTTAGCGGTAACCCGGATACAGAAGGCTATAGAGAGCTATTTATTAGATGGTTCCAGTTTGGAGTCTTTAATCCTATCTTTAGAGTTCATGGAACCTATTATCCAAAGGAACCATGGAGATTTGGTGAAGAAGTAGAAAAGATACTTACGAAATTCATTAAGCTACGATACAGATTATTGCCATATATTTACACACTTATGTGGAAGGTCTATAGCGAAGATTATACAATCATAAGGCCTCTAGTGATGGATTTTAGAGAAGATCCTGAAGTTCTAGATATAGATGATCAATATATGTTCGGACCCTATATCATGGTCTCCCCCATCACAACACCATCAACATATGAAAGAGAAGTCTATATACCAAAAGGTCTTTGGTATGACTTTTGGTCTGGAGAGAAATTCTATGGAGGAAAATACATTAGAGTTGAAGCTCCACTAGACAGAATACCACTACATATAAGAGCAGGTTCTCTTATTCCTATGGCTTCTTCAGGTATCAAGAACTCTATGGAAGAGGTGAATGAGATAGAGCTTAGGGTTTATAGAGGAAGAGATTCAGAATTCTACATATATATAGATGATGGTGAAACCTATAGATACGAGCTAGGAGAATACACATTAATACCCTTGAAATGGTCTGAAGAAGAATCCAAGCTGATTATAGATAACAAGGTAGGTAAATACAGCATAAATGATATTGTCTTCAAAATAGTTATAGTTGATAGAGAGAGAGGTGGAGGCATCGAAGAAGCTCAACCAGATACAGAGGTTATATATAGAGGAGATAAAATAATTATTGAATTGAAAAACAACAAGTCATAG
- a CDS encoding ABC transporter ATP-binding protein produces the protein MDKEDYRDSCRHGAVLKAEDVWFRYEDRYVLRNVSLDIDQGEIVIVMGPNGAGKSTLLKIFSGILRPEKGDVYVCGYNTKNVSEGFLAKFIGYIHQNPWFHIFNPKVIDEITFTARNLGMDIQHIEKNVLDIATRLDIVDLLDRSPFTLSEGEVRRVVIASALVHNPAALLLDEPTAGLDYILKKNFIDMIKRINNHYRTTVVISTHDLDLLTLIPSSRLIVLANGEIIYDGSVREAIEFVENLYRYGLGIPAEIELSKRLGIDFEELQTFVDILLHMDKLRDVICH, from the coding sequence ATGGATAAAGAGGATTATCGTGATTCTTGTAGACATGGAGCTGTTCTAAAGGCTGAAGATGTATGGTTTAGATACGAAGATAGATATGTTTTAAGAAATGTATCTCTAGATATAGATCAAGGAGAGATAGTTATAGTTATGGGTCCCAATGGTGCTGGAAAGTCTACTCTACTAAAGATTTTTTCTGGGATACTTAGACCCGAAAAAGGTGATGTATATGTATGTGGCTACAACACTAAGAACGTTTCTGAAGGATTTCTAGCTAAATTTATAGGCTATATTCATCAAAATCCATGGTTCCATATATTTAATCCAAAGGTTATAGACGAAATAACTTTTACAGCTAGAAATCTGGGTATGGATATACAACATATCGAGAAAAACGTTCTCGATATAGCTACTAGACTCGATATAGTGGATCTACTAGATAGATCTCCATTCACATTAAGCGAGGGAGAGGTACGAAGAGTCGTTATAGCATCTGCTCTTGTACACAATCCCGCTGCATTACTTCTAGACGAACCTACTGCAGGTCTTGATTATATACTGAAGAAGAATTTCATAGATATGATTAAGAGGATCAATAATCATTACAGAACAACAGTAGTGATATCTACACATGATTTAGATCTACTTACCCTAATACCGAGCTCTAGACTTATTGTTCTAGCTAACGGTGAGATAATCTATGATGGATCAGTTAGAGAAGCTATAGAATTTGTTGAAAATCTCTATAGATATGGTCTAGGGATTCCTGCTGAAATAGAGCTATCAAAAAGACTTGGTATAGATTTTGAAGAACTACAGACATTTGTAGACATTTTACTGCATATGGATAAACTTCGGGATGTGATTTGTCATTAA